GGCTTGCTGAAGTGCTCGATACGATTACCGACAACGGGCTCAACGTAGAGTATATGTACGGCTTTATGGAAAGGCAGCAGGGCAAGGCGATTATGGTTTTCCGATTCGAAAAACCCGAAGAGGCAGCCAAGGTTCTCAGCGATAAAGGGCTGAACGTCTTAAGCAGTGATGTAATTCTTTAGTAAGCCCTGCCTCAAAGCAGCTTTTGCCCGAAGGCGAACAATATCGCCTCTAAACCACTACTAATAATTGATTTTGATTCAGTTAGGATTTATTTATGCGCAGAATTTTTATAACTCTCGTTCTGATCTCTTCAGCACTGCTTGCAGGCGGCGAGAAGGTTGACAAACTTATATCAAAGCTCGAGAAGCGTGCTGATTCTATCAGCTCATTTAGAAGCGATATAAAATACACCATAAAAGAAGATAACGGGATTTTCAAGACTCAAACAGAGTATTCAGGCAGATTTTCCTTCTACAGAAACACTAAAGACGGGGAAAAAAGAGAAAAGGCGGCCGTAGTTTTCCTTACAAAGAAAAAAGATGACGGCAAGGCAAAGAAGGAAAAAAAGAGATACGTTTTCAACGGCGTATGGCTTGTGAAATTCGATTATCCCCTCAAGCAGGTCTCCAGATTGCAGCTTGCACCTGAAAACGAGCCTATGGACACCTTAGACCTCCTGGCAGAGGATTTTCCGTTAGTGGGCTTCGGGAGCAGGGAGAAGCTCAAAAAAGACTATCAGATTAAACTGATTGAGGAGAATGATAAAAAATTCACCCTCAGCCTCAAGCCCAATAAAAAGAGCGACAAGAAAAAAGAGCTCATTATTGAGATTGATAAGGAATTGCTTGTTCCCCAGAAGATAACCGCAAGGCTCAAAGATGAGAGCGAAACAATGCACATCAGCTTCAGCAGCGTAAAAATAGATGGAAAAATCGAAAAGAAGGATTTTTCCGTTGAAACTCCTCAAGGTTTTTCAGAGAATATAAAGAGATTAGAAAAAACCGGAACTAAATCAAAGGAAGAAAAAAATGGCTAAAGCACTTGTAATATACTACTCACGCAGCGGAAATACCAAGCTTATGGCTGAGATGATCTCTGAAGCGATGAATGAGGGAAACCTCGACACTGAATGCAAGGCTGTTGCAGATGTAACAGTGGAGGAGATGGCAGAGGCTGATGCTCTTGTGCTCGGTTCGCCAACCTACTACGGCCAGATGGCAGGCGAGATGAAAAAACTGCTGGATGAGACTGTGAAAAGGCACGGACGCTTCGACGGGAAAGTAGGCGGGGCGTTTACGAGTGCCGTGAATGTTGGCGGAGGAAACGAAACCACGCTTATGGGAATCCTGAGCTGTCTTCTGGTGCATGGATTTGTGATACAGGGCGACCCTCAGGGCGACCATTACGGGCCTGTCTCACTTTCCAAACCAAACGAAAGAGCCCAGAAGCAGTGCAAAAGATTCGGAAAGAGAATCGCTCAGCTCACCCTCAAACTCGCAGAATAAAGTTCCAAGCCTCTAATGGACTCAGGGGGGCGAGCCAATTGGGAGTTCAAAGCCATATCGCTGGACTCTCGTGTAGAGTGCAGCAGTAATCAGTTTTCCGCTGATTCGCTGCCCCTTCGGCAGATTTATTGCGAGGCCCCTTTAGCAGAGCTTAAAATGTTAATCCGCTGCCGCTCTTGTTTTGCAGCCTCCCCGTTCATTTAGCATTTTGAAATCATTTTTTCTTGACTTCACCGGTGTAATTTGAGATAATTTAATCGCAATAGAAAAAACCGCAGAGGGAGGCGTTTATGAATTTGACTGTTCTCAAAGACGGCGAGAGTGTTAATGAGCTTCGTTTCGACAGCGGCCCGATCAGGGTTGGCAGGGAGATTGGTTCTGAAGTTTTTCTTCCGGATTCATCTGTATCCAGAAAGCACGCTGTTATCTACAACGACGACGACAACAACTGGGTAATCGAAGACCAGCACTCCTCTAACGGCACAAAAATCAACGGCAAAGAGATCTGGAAGGCTATCCTCAAGCCAGGGGATGTTATCAACATATCCTGCTTTGAACTCAGGCCTCGGATTCATAAGGACAAAGAGCGTCCGAGAGCTGCCCACCTTGAAGACACGGTCGTTGAGGGGCTGGATGTTTCAGACAGCGTTGAGATCAAGAGCAGGGATATAATCACGCGTAATATGCGTTCTGATGACAACCCCATGCTCCGCCTTAGCAACGAGAGATTCCGCAAGATCCGCGAGCACCTTGCAGATGTGCTTATGATAGACGAAACACCAAAACTGCTCGAATACTGGGTAAGAACGGTAATAAAAGACCTCCACGCATGCCATTGCTGGGCGGGAGTGCTCAACTCTGAAGCCACGAGCGTTCTCGAATCTTACGGGAGAAACAGAGACAGCACAAAAGTTACCTTCGACGACATTAAACTGAACAACCATATCATATACTCAATCAAACAGATGGAGCACGTGCTTGTGCCGAGGATGCTTCGGGCAAATCAGAAATTCAATCTCCGCTCTGCACTGATTGTCTCGTTCGTACTTGAAGACAACACGCGGTTTGCAGCCTATGTTGACAACACCTGCGAACAGGAACATTACGCTATCACCGACCTCGATTATCTGGTGATATTCGGCGAGACAGTAGCAGCCAAGATTGATGCTGTAATAAAGAAATCCGCTGAGCAGTAAGGCCTGATTTTTAATTCTTTTTGAAATTTTTTCACAATTATTCTTGATATAAACAGCTGAAACATTAAAATCCCCTTTCTCTTTTGCCCAGGTGGCGGAATTGGCAGACGCGCTAGGTTGAGGGCCTAGTTCCCGTTTTAGGGAGTGCTGGTTCGACTCCAGTCCTGGGCATTTCGCCCTTCTTTGTCTGGTTATGCAAGGAAGGGCTTTTCTTTTGCAAACTCTTGCAATCGCAAGGGTTTACATCACTGCTTGCCCTGCCTTCCTGTGAGTCCGTGCAAACCTGTGCAGCTCTATTCTGCACCGGATTATGCACCGTTTTTTGCACCGCCTTTTCAGCCGATTTCAATACTGATAATTTTGCGCCCTCTTGAATGTCTGCTTCTGTTAGCTGAGCGTAATGCTGCAAGGCGATTTCCGGTGTGTTTCCTATCCAAGAGCAAACCGCTTTAACATTTCCATTTGTCAATTTGAAGAGTTCAGTCTCTCTTGAGCTTCTGCAATTCTGGAAAAGTTTCGGCCAAGGTTTGATTCCTGCCCGCTTGAGAATTCTCGTAAATTGCGTTCTCAGGTTCTCGCCTCGGAGCTTTGATACAACATACTCCTGCCCTGACTCTGCCTGCTCCAAGGCCTGTGTGAGAAGGCTCTCAAGCTCCGGAAACAGCGGAACGATTCTAATGCCTCCGCCTTCGTGGTGCTTTGTTTTTTGAGCGTGAACGGTAAAAGTCTTTTTGTCAAAGTGCACATCTTCCCACCTAAGCCCGAAAGTCTCTGATGGTGTTCTAAGCCCGCCAAACCTTGCAAGGGCGAATATGAGCTTCCATTCGATTGAAGGGCAGGCCTGTAAAATTTCCTCTGCAAGCTCCGGCGTTACGTAAAAGAATCTTTCAGGATTCGGCATTATTGTAATTGCCTGATTAAGGAAAGGATTCTTGTCGATAACTCCGCTGTCTACGGCAAATTTGAAAATCTCTCTCATAAGCCTGATGCTCAGGCGGGTTGAATTTTCATTTAATCCGCCTGCCTTCTGAAGGTAATATCTGAATCTCAGGGCAAGCTCAGGGGTAACTTCGTGTAAATGCTCGTTTCTGAAAAACGCTTCAATCTTTCTCTGCGTGCTGTAATACTTTTTGATTGTGTTCTTTGAAAGAGCGGTGTTTGATTCTTTAAGCTTGATATATTTTGCCGTCCATTCTTTAACCGTGTAATCCTTTGGTTTCTCTCTCGGTTCAATGAGATTGAGCTTTTCGAGTCTGGAGCGAATACCATCAGCGGCGTTGTTTATCCATTCAGCGGTTGCGGAGCTGCAAGCCTGCCCGCTTGCTCTGGAGCGGATAAGATTCTCAATATTGAGCTTGCAGGCGGCGGCCTCTCGTTTGGTGAGCTTGCCAAGCGATATTTTCGGGCGGCTGATATTCTCGCCCGGACTAAGCTGCACATAATACCTGCCGTTTGATTTGATTAAACTCGCCATTATTTCCCTCGCTTTTGGAGTTCATATCCGAAATATTCGAGAAGGTCTTCAGCGTTCTTTAGAGATATGCAGGGCTGTTCTGAATGGTAAACCTTCCAGAGTATCTGTTCCGATATTCCGCTTTCCTTCCAGATCGCATATCGGGTTTTCTCTGATTTCAAAAGCTCTTTTCTGATTGTTTTGTAAATATCCATAATCACAGTGTACTCTCTTTCAATAAAGTATTCAAGCATTATTTCAAAAATTTATCTTTCCCGAATAACCCGCAGGCCTCCGCCGTTAAACAATGCACCGGCTTTTATTATTATAGATTATTTTTATCCTTTGAAATTTTTCTGCGCAAAAATATGTTTTCCTTCTGTTTTCCTCCTCTTTTGGCTTATCTCTAAGCGTATATTGATTGAGAGGGTGGCTAATACTTAGAATACTGTTATATACAACAGAGCCCCCAACTTTCAAAAAATCCGTTTTAGAAGCTCTCAGGGGCATAACCTCTGTTGTCCAAAGTTTACAGCGCTGCCTGATTCCGGCATAACCTCTGTTGTCCGTAACAGAGGGGCTCTGTTGTCAACAACACCTGCAACTAAATCAAATTTTGCAGTTTCGGCCAAACTTATTGCCCTTTTTGAAACCGTGGGGCTGCTTCGGGGGAGGCTTCGCCGGCTCGAATTCACTTGTTCCATACTTCCGCCAACGCTCTGAAATCCAAAAGCTATTACAATTGCCTTCAAGTCCTCCACCCCTCTCGATGTTTATAAATCCAAGCTCTTCGAGATGGTCAATTGCATTTTTGAATCTTCGCTCGCCGTATCCGAATTTTTCCTTCGCCTTTTTGTACGGAAACACTATCTGCCCGTTGTTTGCGATACTCCACTGCACGTGTTTGCCATTTGAGTTTCTGTTCTTTACCATTCGGCGGCTTGCGTATAGCTCCATTAAAACAACGTGAGCTGTCGCCGTCTTAATATCCCTGAAGGCCTTGCTTGAAATAAGGCCTGCTGGAAGTACAATGTTTAGCTTTTTAGTCTTGCTCTTGCACATTTCCGCTCAAGTCCTCCTCTGGAGAGTTTTGGCGTTCTCTAAGGGCTTCGGCGGCAGGGCTCAAGGGGTACAGGGGGCAGCTGGTATTTTCGCATTTGCGAGCCTCTGAGGCCTTCCAGCCGAAGCAATGAATGCAATGGCATTTTATAGCCTGCTTTGCCGAAAGTTTTCCCGCAATCGCTCTCTCATACATTTTGCGATATCGTTTGGGAATATCTTCAGTTTTCATTTCTTACACCTCAAAATAAAAGCTTCAAGGTCTTTAATGTCGAAGCGAACGGCTCGCCGCAATTTCACTTGTGGAAGCTGGCCTGATTTTTTCAGGCTTGCGATTGTCCTCGGGGAAACCGAAAGGAATCCAGCAGCCTCTTTAACAGTGAGCAGCCTGCGGCTTTGAGCTTTTTCTTTAGCTTGCATTATCCACCTCCTGTATCGCTGCTTTTACATCTTTGATATAAAAGGCAGGTATGCAACGAGTTTCGCCGATAACAGTGGTTTTAGAGGGGTCAAGCCGTCCTGAAAGATAACAATCCTCAATACGCTGAGAATCAACATCGAGGATTTCCGCCAATTCGTGAATTGTAAAAAAGTTTTTTAGCATTTTAGCTCCCGTAAAAAATTTTTAATTCCGGCAGCAACTGCTGCTGCCTTTGTAATGGGGAGCTGTTCTAATGAAATGCGGCAAAATGCGGTTTTGCAATAACTTAGCGATTTTTTTTATTCTAATCTATTCTAAGAATAAGAAGGAATCAATCAGAGGGGTACATATTGAAATCAGGCTCTTTCTTTTGCTCTTCGTAAATCCCAAGTATCTCTTCTCTGTTCTCAAGATTTTTTAGAGCTTCCTGCCCGCTGCCTGTGTGATTATTCACTTGCTCGGAGGGGGCAACGCTGCCCGTATATTCTCCCCGCCCCTTCTGCCGTTCTTTGCAAATCTTCCCTTCTGCCAAGAATGTTTTATATGCCTTGCTTGAATAAACGGCTTTTCGCGCAGATTTAAAATCTCTATATCCAAGCTTAGGCTCGATATGCGCTGCTATTTCCTTAGGAATAACCGGCAATCCAGTTTCTTCAAAACGCTGTATTACAAATTTCCTGATTGCCTTCTCGGCTTCCTTTTTAGCAGGGTTCTTTTTCTCTCGCTCCGGCTTGCCGGCCTGCTGTTCCTGAGAGAGTTTGCCGGCCTGCTCAATAGCTTCGTAAATATCCGTCCAAGAGTATTCGCTTAGCTCTTCCCCGTGAAATTCTTTCCGCAGAAAACGGCGGATATTTGAGAGCTGCCCGCTCCCAACAACAGAGATGATCGTGTTCTTTTGTTCAGGC
This window of the Sedimentisphaera salicampi genome carries:
- a CDS encoding LolA family protein gives rise to the protein MRRIFITLVLISSALLAGGEKVDKLISKLEKRADSISSFRSDIKYTIKEDNGIFKTQTEYSGRFSFYRNTKDGEKREKAAVVFLTKKKDDGKAKKEKKRYVFNGVWLVKFDYPLKQVSRLQLAPENEPMDTLDLLAEDFPLVGFGSREKLKKDYQIKLIEENDKKFTLSLKPNKKSDKKKELIIEIDKELLVPQKITARLKDESETMHISFSSVKIDGKIEKKDFSVETPQGFSENIKRLEKTGTKSKEEKNG
- a CDS encoding flavodoxin family protein; its protein translation is MAKALVIYYSRSGNTKLMAEMISEAMNEGNLDTECKAVADVTVEEMAEADALVLGSPTYYGQMAGEMKKLLDETVKRHGRFDGKVGGAFTSAVNVGGGNETTLMGILSCLLVHGFVIQGDPQGDHYGPVSLSKPNERAQKQCKRFGKRIAQLTLKLAE
- a CDS encoding FHA domain-containing protein encodes the protein MNLTVLKDGESVNELRFDSGPIRVGREIGSEVFLPDSSVSRKHAVIYNDDDNNWVIEDQHSSNGTKINGKEIWKAILKPGDVINISCFELRPRIHKDKERPRAAHLEDTVVEGLDVSDSVEIKSRDIITRNMRSDDNPMLRLSNERFRKIREHLADVLMIDETPKLLEYWVRTVIKDLHACHCWAGVLNSEATSVLESYGRNRDSTKVTFDDIKLNNHIIYSIKQMEHVLVPRMLRANQKFNLRSALIVSFVLEDNTRFAAYVDNTCEQEHYAITDLDYLVIFGETVAAKIDAVIKKSAEQ
- a CDS encoding helix-turn-helix domain-containing protein, whose protein sequence is MQAKEKAQSRRLLTVKEAAGFLSVSPRTIASLKKSGQLPQVKLRRAVRFDIKDLEAFILRCKK